One segment of Radiobacillus kanasensis DNA contains the following:
- a CDS encoding TVP38/TMEM64 family protein: protein MITVFQTCMLIFKQVFIFSLIGLTAGLISIQSVWFDMRFEGAYFITVLIGVVLWLSCILLITEGSPLSLFAKGKRLSLLIASICLVLSSLVTVKDGSLLFMPAYLIKQALFLDHAWSISAINGLWVGWIVLGFISILCTRDEYLLKQKRVLTTSQKSGIGVLTGLGALFTLLYLGHGKFQITINEIIQIMQQANVSVFQEYLLSFGPTAAVVSGLLMVFQSVIAPLPAFVITFANGVVFGWLWGALLSWSSAMVGAILCFYLARWLGRPLVERIVTKKALQWWDHFFQKYGSYSILIARLVPIVSFDLVSYAAGITPITFRNFFWATGLGQLPATLLYSYLGETATGLVQILFFTFTIGIALAIIGVLLKPHFQRDKGGTSER from the coding sequence ATGATTACCGTTTTTCAAACGTGTATGCTTATTTTTAAGCAAGTGTTTATTTTTTCTCTAATCGGGTTAACGGCTGGATTAATTTCTATTCAAAGTGTATGGTTTGACATGCGTTTTGAAGGAGCCTATTTCATTACCGTACTCATAGGAGTAGTTTTATGGCTATCTTGTATTTTACTTATAACGGAAGGTAGCCCTCTTTCCCTGTTTGCCAAAGGAAAGCGCCTCTCACTCCTAATTGCATCTATATGTCTAGTTCTATCTAGCTTGGTTACGGTAAAAGATGGCAGTCTCTTATTTATGCCAGCTTATTTGATTAAGCAAGCCCTTTTTTTGGATCATGCATGGTCTATTTCTGCAATAAATGGCTTATGGGTAGGATGGATTGTCTTAGGATTTATTTCCATATTATGTACACGAGACGAATACTTATTAAAACAAAAAAGAGTGTTAACTACTAGTCAAAAATCAGGAATAGGTGTGTTAACGGGATTAGGTGCCTTATTTACTTTACTGTATCTGGGGCATGGAAAGTTTCAAATAACGATTAACGAAATCATTCAGATCATGCAGCAAGCAAATGTTTCTGTATTTCAGGAATACTTACTTTCGTTTGGACCTACTGCAGCTGTTGTTTCGGGTCTATTGATGGTATTTCAGTCTGTCATTGCTCCGTTACCTGCATTTGTCATAACGTTCGCGAATGGAGTTGTATTTGGATGGTTATGGGGCGCTTTATTATCATGGAGTAGTGCTATGGTTGGTGCAATATTGTGCTTTTATTTGGCTAGATGGCTTGGACGTCCTCTAGTTGAACGAATCGTGACAAAAAAAGCGCTCCAGTGGTGGGATCACTTTTTTCAAAAGTATGGCTCCTACTCAATCTTAATAGCTAGATTGGTACCAATTGTATCATTTGATTTGGTCAGCTATGCGGCAGGTATAACTCCAATCACGTTTCGGAACTTTTTCTGGGCAACAGGTTTAGGACAGCTTCCCGCAACGTTACTCTATTCCTATTTAGGTGAAACAGCTACAGGACTTGTACAAATCTTATTTTTTACATTTACTATTGGAATTGCTTTAGCGATTATAGGGGTGCTTCTTAAACCACACTTCCAAAGGGATAAAGGAGGAACTTCTGAACGATAG
- a CDS encoding YdjY domain-containing protein encodes MGILAGCGGDSESAHEDENENTEQYYASSEDELGEDHAIYVDKDKRQVKVYATVNGKYLRKPTRHGLNWIEGSNGDKAVFYGYANPLAFYKALNEIDGDPALERGGDKEKAFKKEDEGKFIKGDTVEVNITWDGADKVYDINEVMVDSTGKKIVYHFGGNYEAAKKHMTGCFMCFDSCPVGIVSNASQPVGAFKDGKVKFHGNPDVLPEDGTPVVLTYQIVKSE; translated from the coding sequence ATGGGAATCTTGGCGGGATGTGGTGGTGATTCTGAGTCAGCTCATGAGGACGAAAATGAGAATACGGAACAGTATTACGCTTCAAGCGAAGACGAACTTGGAGAAGATCATGCGATTTATGTAGATAAAGATAAGCGTCAAGTGAAAGTGTATGCAACAGTAAATGGGAAGTACTTACGCAAACCAACACGACACGGATTGAATTGGATAGAAGGGTCGAACGGAGATAAAGCGGTGTTCTATGGCTATGCTAATCCGTTGGCTTTTTATAAGGCTTTAAACGAAATTGATGGAGACCCTGCGTTAGAAAGAGGTGGGGATAAAGAAAAAGCGTTTAAAAAAGAAGATGAAGGCAAGTTCATCAAAGGAGATACAGTAGAAGTTAACATTACGTGGGATGGTGCTGATAAAGTCTATGATATTAATGAAGTAATGGTCGATTCTACAGGGAAAAAAATTGTTTATCACTTTGGAGGCAATTATGAAGCAGCGAAGAAACATATGACAGGATGTTTTATGTGCTTCGATAGTTGCCCTGTTGGCATTGTAAGTAATGCTTCACAGCCAGTAGGGGCATTTAAAGATGGAAAAGTAAAATTTCATGGAAATCCAGATGTTTTACCAGAGGATGGAACACCAGTTGTGTTGACCTACCAAATTGTTAAATCTGAATAG
- a CDS encoding bifunctional diguanylate cyclase/phosphohydrolase — protein sequence MKTPLDHLTNKLYMLLINGIGLTIFFVFGAFTFNNLSDWVLGYALIGANLLLTHFRIQMPPEGNSMSMDSAVYLACLFYFDIQIALSVLFYTSIIQFIYERKTAWWVHLYNFSIYSIMIYSSYFVFQWTNGSVGNIHLDSLYSYVIALTWYFMINALLIMLYFVTYEKKNNAIKMFKGMTRGTIESYVSTLILAIVLVLLFQSEPFFGLMLFVGLALILSFAFKQHFKLYKDAARKANIDQLTGLFNHGYTKELLDKVFRESKENHKPLSIAFIDIDDFKKYNNGNGHLKGDKLLEELGKQLGKSVKDTGYSIGRFSGEEFVFILPDTTAETASSFIDCLRKTVNDTYYDGVELLPYGCLSFSAGIAQLHPEIVTPSELLSKAAQAMSYAKMQGKNNTHIFGNEIEEDRLEAPIEEIEQQLNILLAKDIYTYRHSKRVYKYAVEFSQLLDLKDQERKQLILGALIHDIGKVEVPREIINKQGKLDYHEWEIIKKHVTWGHEIVSSNKKFESIAPLVELHHERFDGKGYPHGLSGQEIPKLARILCVIDSFDAMTTERPYQRTKSFPEAIAELKACAGSQFDKDIVEPFVRYIESTYPLTTETVDVL from the coding sequence ATGAAAACTCCCCTAGATCATCTTACTAATAAACTATATATGCTTCTCATCAACGGGATTGGACTAACTATTTTCTTCGTATTTGGAGCTTTTACCTTCAACAACTTGAGTGATTGGGTACTAGGTTATGCCCTAATTGGGGCTAATTTATTGCTTACCCACTTTAGAATTCAAATGCCACCTGAAGGTAATTCAATGTCCATGGACTCTGCCGTCTATTTGGCATGTCTTTTTTATTTTGACATTCAAATTGCACTAAGCGTGTTATTTTATACGAGCATCATTCAATTTATTTATGAACGAAAAACGGCCTGGTGGGTTCATCTCTATAATTTTTCGATTTATTCCATCATGATTTATAGTTCTTACTTTGTGTTTCAATGGACAAATGGTAGTGTCGGGAATATTCATTTAGATTCCCTTTATTCTTATGTTATTGCTTTAACCTGGTACTTCATGATTAATGCATTATTAATCATGCTTTATTTTGTCACATATGAGAAAAAGAATAATGCCATTAAAATGTTTAAAGGGATGACTCGCGGAACGATTGAAAGCTATGTGAGCACCCTTATTTTAGCGATTGTATTAGTATTATTATTCCAATCAGAGCCTTTCTTCGGTCTTATGCTTTTTGTAGGACTGGCTTTAATACTTTCTTTTGCCTTTAAACAACATTTCAAGCTGTATAAAGACGCAGCACGGAAAGCAAATATCGATCAACTGACAGGATTATTTAACCACGGATATACAAAGGAATTACTCGATAAGGTTTTTAGAGAGTCGAAAGAAAATCATAAACCGTTGAGTATTGCCTTTATCGATATAGATGATTTTAAAAAGTATAATAATGGAAACGGACACTTAAAAGGAGATAAGCTTCTAGAAGAACTCGGTAAACAATTAGGTAAATCCGTTAAAGATACAGGGTATTCAATTGGTAGATTTAGCGGGGAGGAATTTGTTTTTATCCTTCCTGATACAACGGCAGAGACTGCTAGTTCTTTTATAGACTGTCTGAGAAAAACAGTTAATGATACGTACTACGATGGGGTTGAGCTACTCCCCTATGGTTGCCTATCCTTTTCAGCGGGAATAGCCCAGTTGCATCCAGAGATTGTGACTCCATCGGAACTCCTAAGTAAAGCTGCGCAAGCGATGAGCTATGCGAAAATGCAAGGGAAAAATAACACCCATATTTTTGGGAATGAAATAGAAGAAGATCGCTTAGAAGCACCAATTGAAGAGATCGAGCAGCAACTAAACATCTTATTAGCAAAGGACATTTATACGTATCGTCATAGTAAACGTGTCTATAAATACGCAGTAGAATTTAGCCAATTACTGGATTTGAAGGATCAAGAAAGAAAGCAGCTTATTCTTGGCGCTCTTATCCACGACATTGGAAAAGTAGAAGTCCCGCGAGAGATTATAAACAAACAAGGAAAGCTCGACTATCATGAGTGGGAAATTATCAAAAAGCACGTTACATGGGGACATGAAATTGTATCTTCTAACAAGAAGTTTGAAAGCATTGCTCCTTTAGTGGAACTACACCATGAACGATTTGATGGAAAAGGATATCCTCATGGCTTAAGTGGTCAGGAAATTCCGAAGCTAGCGAGAATTCTTTGTGTGATTGATTCTTTTGATGCGATGACAACCGAACGACCATATCAACGCACGAAGTCGTTCCCTGAAGCCATCGCTGAACTAAAAGCATGTGCAGGTTCCCAATTTGATAAAGACATTGTAGAACCATTTGTACGGTATATTGAATCAACATATCCATTAACAACCGAAACTGTAGATGTTTTGTAA
- a CDS encoding DUF5317 domain-containing protein: MVIDGIILSVIVGFIRKGNLSKLTQPLFKWGWMFPLLLAIQLGVFYFQNKVEWIGQASGYVYIIVYVLGLLFLWVNRHQKGLPLVFVGVFLNFLVMITNGGRMPVSAEAAAGLDPMYMEAIKNGFYAKHELLTQSTTFAFLGDIIPVGPPYPRSQVISIGDVIMNVGIFLFIQDLMLNKDNENSHISYESSDLKGGEIQ, encoded by the coding sequence ATGGTTATTGATGGCATTATTCTGTCTGTTATTGTCGGATTTATAAGAAAAGGGAACCTATCTAAACTGACCCAACCCTTATTTAAATGGGGCTGGATGTTTCCACTTTTACTAGCCATTCAACTTGGAGTCTTTTATTTCCAAAATAAAGTGGAGTGGATTGGACAAGCTAGTGGCTATGTCTATATCATCGTTTACGTGTTAGGATTGCTGTTTTTATGGGTAAACCGACACCAAAAAGGACTTCCCCTCGTATTCGTTGGGGTATTCTTAAACTTCCTTGTCATGATCACGAATGGCGGTCGTATGCCTGTGTCCGCAGAAGCAGCAGCCGGGTTGGATCCTATGTACATGGAAGCTATTAAAAATGGCTTTTATGCCAAACATGAGCTTTTAACGCAATCTACTACGTTCGCCTTTCTCGGTGATATTATTCCAGTTGGACCTCCTTATCCAAGGAGCCAAGTTATTAGTATTGGAGATGTCATCATGAATGTTGGTATTTTCCTCTTTATCCAAGATCTTATGTTAAACAAGGATAATGAAAATTCACATATATCCTATGAATCTAGTGATCTTAAAGGAGGTGAAATACAATGA
- the mtnK gene encoding S-methyl-5-thioribose kinase, translated as MLDKALTKEDVNRYVKGNPSLFSKHTDVTCKEIGDGNMNYVFRVHDRGNEADSVVIKQALPYMRSVGPTWPLSSERIFVEYKALKLQKKICPELVPDVYLFDEEMSLFFMEDLSTFHSLRDGLIDKQTYGNLAEHLGTFLARMLFFTSEFGASLKERQKFQEQFENKSMCQISQDFIFTYPFMEHEMNRYNPNLENIVQALYRDTSLQEELDNLKTLFMTKKQAVLHGDLHTGSVLVSNKQTMIIDAEFAFYGPIGFDMGLFFANVLLNYSVHWQNKQTAYCEYLLQVIRSVWVHFDHTFHRLTSNSDQKEFLTTIFDDSLGFAGCEMMRRILGTSNVTDIENIEDQKIRTVVETFALKLGKHLAVDRHQLKDINQLILSVQNLSSKQLL; from the coding sequence GTGTTAGATAAAGCCCTTACGAAAGAAGATGTGAATAGGTATGTAAAGGGTAATCCTTCCCTATTTTCTAAACATACAGATGTGACTTGTAAGGAAATTGGGGACGGAAATATGAATTATGTGTTTCGAGTTCATGATCGAGGTAATGAAGCTGATAGCGTTGTCATAAAACAGGCTCTTCCTTATATGCGATCGGTGGGGCCAACATGGCCACTTTCATCTGAACGTATTTTTGTAGAATATAAAGCATTAAAGCTGCAAAAAAAAATTTGCCCAGAACTTGTACCAGATGTTTACCTTTTTGATGAGGAGATGTCCCTGTTTTTTATGGAAGATCTCTCTACTTTTCACAGCTTACGAGATGGTCTCATCGATAAGCAAACATATGGTAACCTGGCCGAGCACTTAGGTACATTTCTTGCAAGAATGTTGTTTTTTACATCTGAATTTGGAGCTAGTTTGAAGGAACGTCAGAAGTTTCAAGAGCAATTCGAAAATAAATCCATGTGCCAAATATCACAAGATTTCATTTTCACCTACCCTTTTATGGAACACGAGATGAATCGTTATAATCCCAATCTTGAAAATATTGTACAAGCTCTCTACCGGGATACATCTTTACAAGAGGAATTAGATAACTTGAAAACCCTATTTATGACTAAGAAACAAGCTGTTCTACATGGAGATTTGCATACAGGAAGCGTGTTGGTTTCGAACAAGCAGACCATGATTATTGATGCAGAATTTGCCTTCTATGGTCCAATCGGATTTGATATGGGACTATTCTTTGCAAATGTGCTGCTAAATTATAGTGTCCATTGGCAAAACAAACAAACTGCTTACTGTGAGTATTTACTTCAAGTGATTCGTTCCGTATGGGTACATTTTGACCATACCTTTCATAGATTGACAAGTAATTCTGACCAAAAAGAATTTCTCACTACTATTTTTGACGACTCATTAGGATTTGCAGGCTGTGAGATGATGCGACGAATTTTAGGGACATCTAACGTTACGGATATAGAAAATATCGAAGATCAGAAAATAAGGACTGTTGTGGAGACTTTTGCATTAAAACTAGGCAAACATCTGGCAGTAGATAGACACCAATTAAAAGACATAAATCAACTAATTCTCAGTGTCCAAAACCTATCAAGCAAACAACTACTCTAA
- a CDS encoding nucleoside hydrolase, translated as MRQKVIVDCDNTMGVQGRDIDDGLALFYLLGSKDVELLGVSTTFGNSDVDTVYQVTQQLFEEFNLHDLPLVKGIEKSEVMGEAAYFLAETAAKYPGEITLLATGSLTNLFQASLVDVHFFSNLKQIVLMGGITEPLMINGKRLGELNFSSDPIAAYHVLRAQTKVTTMTGNLCLQAFFGKEQVNFLNQYQDTGSYSYLLGKIRPWIQHMDKEFGLNGFYNWDTTAAVYITHPELFKDYHCVTTGTKEHLKTGNIKPAKLSRNGSEINIPTSIVNVPLFNQTILEAWKNIDIVINTHN; from the coding sequence ATGAGGCAAAAAGTAATAGTTGACTGTGACAATACGATGGGTGTTCAGGGAAGGGACATTGATGATGGATTAGCCCTTTTCTACCTATTAGGCAGTAAAGATGTTGAGCTTCTAGGTGTATCCACAACATTCGGGAATAGTGATGTAGATACAGTTTATCAAGTAACTCAGCAGTTATTTGAAGAATTCAATCTACACGATTTACCGTTGGTTAAAGGAATAGAAAAATCGGAAGTAATGGGAGAAGCGGCCTACTTTCTAGCAGAAACAGCTGCAAAGTATCCTGGGGAGATAACGTTATTGGCCACAGGCTCGTTAACGAATCTTTTTCAAGCATCACTTGTAGATGTCCATTTTTTTTCGAACCTTAAGCAAATTGTTTTGATGGGTGGAATTACAGAGCCATTAATGATAAATGGGAAAAGGTTGGGTGAACTGAATTTTTCGTCAGATCCGATTGCAGCTTACCATGTTCTTAGAGCTCAAACAAAAGTAACTACAATGACGGGAAACCTGTGTCTTCAGGCCTTTTTTGGAAAAGAACAGGTGAATTTTCTCAACCAATATCAGGATACGGGTAGCTACTCCTATTTATTAGGTAAGATTCGCCCTTGGATTCAGCATATGGACAAAGAATTTGGGCTTAATGGTTTTTACAATTGGGATACAACAGCCGCAGTCTATATCACACATCCGGAACTGTTTAAGGATTACCATTGTGTTACTACGGGAACGAAGGAACATTTAAAAACCGGAAATATCAAACCTGCAAAGCTAAGCCGTAATGGCAGTGAGATTAACATTCCAACAAGCATTGTAAATGTGCCCTTGTTTAATCAAACAATCTTGGAGGCATGGAAAAACATCGATATAGTCATCAATACGCACAACTAA
- a CDS encoding ABC transporter ATP-binding protein: MESLELKGITKQFDKEKKRSTSRTLFSLKQTDIVVNKGEFFSLLGPSGCGKTTLLKLTAGLLIPDQGEVWLDHENLTSVVPEKRDFGLVFQEPLLFPHMTVVDNVAFGLKMKKVGKRKRLEKSKAILEAVGLKGLEHRYPHALSGGQKQRVSLARAIVVEPHVLLMDEPFSALDPETRQEMRDLIAQMHRRYNITILFVTHDRQEAFQLSDRIAIMKNGQVLEIGRPKELYECPSDPEVARFLGVNNIIYGCLQDGVFKSNQIQLHLPSMYIDQKQAGCVIIRPETLSIIKADRAENNELNLLDGIVLNKSFNQGFDSIKVQVGAEVLEVVQRAEFSLAKGESVFLKVDQNQLHFIPH; encoded by the coding sequence ATGGAATCTTTGGAACTGAAAGGGATTACCAAACAATTTGATAAGGAGAAAAAAAGATCAACAAGCCGTACGCTGTTTTCCTTAAAACAAACCGACATAGTGGTGAACAAAGGAGAGTTCTTTTCCTTGTTAGGTCCATCTGGATGCGGGAAAACAACTTTATTAAAATTAACGGCAGGATTGCTAATACCTGATCAGGGAGAGGTTTGGTTAGATCATGAGAACTTGACATCCGTTGTGCCTGAAAAAAGAGATTTCGGTTTGGTCTTTCAAGAACCTCTATTATTTCCTCATATGACAGTGGTGGATAATGTGGCATTCGGCTTGAAAATGAAGAAAGTTGGTAAACGAAAAAGACTAGAAAAATCGAAAGCGATTTTGGAAGCGGTAGGGCTGAAAGGACTCGAACATCGATACCCACATGCTTTAAGCGGTGGTCAGAAGCAACGAGTATCACTTGCTCGTGCTATTGTCGTAGAGCCACATGTTCTTTTAATGGACGAGCCTTTTAGTGCACTTGATCCAGAAACTCGCCAAGAAATGCGGGATTTAATAGCTCAAATGCATAGGAGATATAACATAACCATCCTTTTCGTTACACATGATCGACAAGAGGCTTTTCAATTATCAGACCGAATTGCGATTATGAAAAACGGTCAGGTACTGGAGATTGGTAGACCGAAAGAATTATATGAATGCCCTAGTGATCCAGAAGTTGCTAGGTTCTTAGGAGTAAACAATATTATCTATGGTTGTTTACAAGACGGCGTGTTTAAATCTAACCAGATTCAACTTCATCTCCCTTCCATGTATATAGACCAAAAACAGGCAGGATGCGTGATTATAAGACCAGAAACCCTTTCTATAATTAAGGCAGACCGTGCTGAAAACAATGAATTAAATCTCCTTGATGGAATTGTTTTAAACAAATCCTTTAATCAAGGTTTTGATTCTATTAAGGTTCAAGTGGGAGCAGAAGTACTAGAGGTTGTACAACGTGCTGAATTCTCACTAGCAAAAGGCGAGTCCGTATTTCTAAAGGTCGATCAGAACCAACTACATTTTATCCCGCATTAA
- a CDS encoding ABC transporter permease, with protein MWLNNKHLLYLLPAVSVVFFLFIGGFIEGFIQSMGYFPAAGEREFSFHYYQKILFSQDFWDSLLLTLRIAFLSSVFAGILGMVVCVCLFFLSLSSKKKHNQFWQKFFQLPMAVPPLVTAFLIVLLLGQSGWISRIFGSFEWVDQINQFPILTNDSFGWGIIIAYTWKEAAFIALMLQPMLSRIHGSWLDVSKVFGCGKWSFFREIMFPLLIPAWTSATFIVFAFTFSAFEVPFLLGVTYPKMLPVLSYSLYTSGGLEARPEALAINVILVFLVILIGLIAYRLSKRWYTNEQGGW; from the coding sequence ATGTGGCTAAATAATAAACATCTACTATACTTACTGCCTGCGGTAAGTGTTGTATTTTTCCTGTTTATCGGTGGTTTTATAGAAGGATTCATTCAAAGCATGGGCTATTTTCCTGCTGCAGGTGAGCGTGAATTCTCTTTTCACTATTATCAAAAAATACTGTTCTCACAAGATTTTTGGGATTCACTCCTTCTAACATTACGAATTGCTTTTCTGTCTTCCGTTTTTGCGGGAATACTTGGAATGGTTGTGTGTGTGTGCTTGTTTTTTTTATCCCTTTCAAGTAAAAAGAAACATAATCAGTTTTGGCAGAAATTTTTTCAATTGCCGATGGCTGTTCCTCCTTTAGTCACTGCATTCTTAATTGTTCTTTTGTTAGGACAAAGCGGTTGGATTTCTCGTATATTCGGTTCCTTTGAATGGGTAGATCAAATCAATCAATTTCCTATTCTGACTAATGATTCATTTGGTTGGGGGATCATTATTGCCTATACATGGAAGGAAGCAGCTTTTATTGCACTAATGCTTCAACCGATGCTTTCACGGATTCATGGTTCATGGTTGGATGTTTCGAAAGTATTTGGTTGTGGGAAATGGTCCTTTTTTCGAGAAATTATGTTCCCGTTACTCATCCCAGCATGGACTTCGGCTACCTTTATTGTGTTCGCTTTTACTTTTTCAGCATTTGAAGTTCCTTTCTTATTAGGGGTAACCTATCCGAAAATGTTACCTGTCCTTTCCTATAGCTTATATACAAGCGGAGGACTTGAGGCACGGCCAGAAGCATTAGCGATCAATGTCATTCTTGTATTCCTTGTGATTCTAATAGGATTAATCGCTTATCGACTAAGTAAACGTTGGTACACGAATGAGCAGGGAGGGTGGTGA
- a CDS encoding ABC transporter permease: MRKIENKTRISVVILFILFIVTPLIPLILSSFSHGWRWPEIIPHEWSTRAWEYVFTMHSGTWDAVLTSLEIAFLVTIINLLLALPAASVLGRVSFKGKWLIEGLFYAPIIVPAFVSVMGMYMTFIRFGWTDSMTGVIIAHLIPTMPYMIRALVISYQTLGFQWEEQGQMLGAGSLQRFRYIVIPHLVPGIVAGSSLSILVSLNQYIITFLVGGGQVMTLPLVMFPFISGGDLAIGSAQSLIFIGIAIIALFVMDYLLKHYYNHKVMVHV, translated from the coding sequence ATGAGGAAAATCGAAAATAAGACACGTATTTCGGTTGTCATTCTATTTATTTTATTTATAGTTACACCACTCATTCCCCTAATACTATCAAGTTTTTCCCATGGTTGGAGATGGCCAGAAATCATCCCACATGAGTGGAGTACGAGAGCATGGGAATATGTTTTTACGATGCATAGTGGAACATGGGACGCCGTTTTGACAAGCTTGGAGATTGCCTTCCTGGTCACCATTATTAATTTACTACTGGCACTTCCTGCAGCTAGCGTGCTAGGAAGAGTTTCCTTTAAGGGGAAATGGCTAATAGAAGGTCTTTTTTATGCCCCCATAATTGTTCCAGCATTTGTATCTGTTATGGGAATGTATATGACCTTTATCCGATTCGGATGGACGGATTCTATGACGGGTGTCATTATCGCACATCTAATACCAACCATGCCATACATGATAAGAGCCCTCGTTATTAGCTACCAAACGCTTGGATTCCAATGGGAAGAACAGGGCCAAATGCTTGGGGCAGGAAGCCTTCAGCGCTTCCGATATATTGTCATTCCACATTTAGTACCAGGCATTGTGGCAGGGTCCAGTTTAAGTATCCTCGTTTCCTTAAATCAATATATCATTACATTTCTTGTTGGGGGTGGGCAAGTAATGACATTACCACTTGTCATGTTTCCGTTTATTAGTGGAGGGGATCTAGCAATTGGATCTGCCCAGTCGTTAATTTTTATTGGTATTGCCATCATTGCTCTGTTTGTAATGGACTATCTATTAAAACATTACTACAACCATAAAGTCATGGTTCATGTGTAG
- a CDS encoding ABC transporter substrate-binding protein: MKRSIYLPLTAVCIISILVVIFVNQADNVNSSNGKNNNHDQLLQKDWSDILSVAKGKTVHFYMWGGNEFTNRYIDEWVAPRLKEKLDITMNRVPVKDINDTINKLVAEKQAGKTDGSVDMMWINGENFLSAKQNQLLWGSFSSKLPNVQKYVDQDSPSIKYDFGEPTNGLESPWSKAQFVFIYDSSKIKNPPKSASELKDWVKEHPGKFTYPAPPDFTGSAFIRNMLYETTGGADQYLMPVDEQKGLEKKVQPLWTFLNEIEPYLWREGKTYPETVSKLDQLYADGAVWMTMSYDPSHAANGVKNGNFPETTRTFVLEEGTLSNTSYLSIPFNAKNKAAAMATINFMQSPSAQIAKADPEKWGALMAIEPDKLSTQQRNQLEELDKGEATLPTDVLTKHRVPEIPADYVDLLEERWLENVAK, translated from the coding sequence TTGAAACGAAGCATTTATTTACCTTTAACGGCGGTGTGTATTATTAGTATCTTGGTTGTTATTTTTGTTAATCAAGCAGATAACGTAAATAGTTCGAATGGTAAGAATAATAACCATGATCAGTTATTGCAAAAAGATTGGTCCGATATTTTATCAGTTGCTAAAGGAAAGACGGTTCATTTTTATATGTGGGGTGGAAACGAATTCACCAATCGGTATATAGATGAATGGGTGGCGCCACGTCTTAAAGAAAAATTAGATATTACGATGAATCGAGTGCCAGTAAAAGATATAAACGACACGATTAATAAATTGGTGGCAGAAAAGCAAGCCGGGAAAACAGATGGAAGTGTCGATATGATGTGGATAAATGGAGAAAACTTTCTTAGTGCAAAACAAAATCAATTATTGTGGGGATCTTTTTCCTCTAAGTTACCTAATGTTCAAAAATATGTGGATCAAGATTCACCTTCAATCAAGTATGACTTTGGTGAACCTACAAATGGATTGGAGTCACCATGGAGCAAAGCACAATTTGTTTTTATATACGATTCTAGCAAAATAAAGAATCCGCCTAAGTCAGCTTCTGAGCTTAAAGATTGGGTAAAGGAACACCCAGGTAAATTCACTTACCCAGCTCCCCCTGACTTCACTGGCAGTGCGTTTATTCGCAATATGTTATATGAAACAACAGGAGGCGCTGATCAGTATTTGATGCCAGTCGATGAACAAAAAGGATTGGAAAAGAAAGTACAACCACTGTGGACTTTTCTAAATGAGATTGAACCATATTTATGGAGGGAAGGGAAAACGTATCCTGAAACGGTTAGTAAGTTGGATCAGCTATATGCAGATGGTGCGGTTTGGATGACGATGAGCTATGATCCATCCCATGCGGCTAATGGAGTTAAGAATGGGAACTTTCCTGAAACCACTCGTACGTTTGTGTTGGAGGAAGGAACTTTATCTAACACAAGTTATTTATCCATTCCTTTTAATGCTAAAAACAAAGCGGCTGCAATGGCTACTATTAATTTTATGCAATCCCCTTCAGCTCAGATTGCCAAAGCAGATCCGGAAAAATGGGGTGCGTTAATGGCCATCGAACCAGATAAACTATCTACTCAACAACGCAATCAATTAGAGGAATTGGATAAGGGAGAAGCCACATTACCTACAGATGTGCTGACCAAACATCGAGTTCCAGAAATCCCAGCAGACTATGTGGATCTACTAGAAGAGAGATGGTTGGAGAATGTGGCTAAATAA